From the genome of Candidatus Angelobacter sp.:
CGGGCCACAAGATCGGTCACCGTCGTCTTCCCGGCGCCGCTGCGGCCCACCAGGGCAACCACGGTTCCGCCGGGCACGACAACATTGAATTCGCGCACCACGGGTTGGCCCTCGCGGTATTCAAACTCGACGTGTTCAAACCGGATTTCACGCACGACCGGCGGCGCGTCGCACGCATCGGGTTTGTCCGGCTTGTCGTCGTCCATGGCCAGCACCTCAAAGACGCGCTCCGTGGCCGCGAGCGAGCGCTGAAGCTCGGAGAAGGAATTCACGATGTTCCAGACCGGGTTCAGGAGCAGGAAGGTGTACCACTGGAACGCCATGATGTCGCCAATGGAGGCGCGGCTGACGAGGTTCAGGTATCCGCCGTACCAGACGATCACGACATTGACCGCGCCCAGCAACAGGCCCCAGGACGTCCACAAAACCATCTCGCGGCGCTGCGCGAACATCTCCTTGCGGAGCACGGTGTGCCGCCCGAGCATGTAGTCGAGCAATTCCCGCGTCTCCCGTCCGAACGCGCGGACGATGCGGATTCCCGAAAAGGTTTCGCCCACGCGGCCATCGATCCGTTCCACGTCCTTGCGGAGCGAACGGTAGATGGGCCGGATGCGTTTCGCGAACGTCAGACTCATCAACATGACACCGGGGATGATTGCCAGCGCCGTCAATGCCAGCCGCCAGTTCAACGTCAACAGCAGTGCCACGGCAACGACCAGGCGGAGGATGGAGATGGCGGGAGACATGATGGCCATCTGGAGAAGCCCGGTCGTCGTGTCCACGTCTCCGGTCAGCCGCGAAAGGATGCCGCCGGTCTTGAAGTCCCACAACTTTTGCAACGGCAGGTGCAGCAGCCGCTCGAACAACGACCGCCGGAGCGACAGCATCACGCGCACGTTCACCAGGCGCTGGCGATAATCTTTGAGTGCGCCGATCAGCCTGGAAAGGACGACCACACCGACAAACAGCATCCCCGCGAAGTGAAGGCGGGCAAGTCGCGACGCGAGGTCCAATGCGGCGTTTAGCAGCACCCTGTCGATGATGAACCGCATGAACAGCGGCTCGACCATCTCCAGTCCGGCAGCAAGCAATGCCAGGGCAAAAAGAGTGGCTATCGCGTAACGATGAGGCCGCAACCAGAGCAGATATTCCCGGAGGTACTTGCGCCGCCTGCCTCGAAGCTTCCCGCTGGACTCTGATGCCGATCCCTTAGCGGCCGTTTTTGCCGAAAGATCAGCAGGCTGGTGGTCGTCGCCGCCTTCCGCCAGATCGTCGAGCCGCCTTTGCCGGTAGTTTTGAATGAAGCCCCGATAACGGTGGCGCGAGGAGCGGAGGTGGCTCATCCGGTGCCGTCACTTTGCATGAAACCTCAGCAAGGCGTCAACTTCCGAGCACTTGTTGAAAAATCGGCGCCGATCTCGACCCCTTTCCTGAAAAAGCACAGCGGATCGTTTGCGGTTGCCACTCAAGACAACAAAAACGGTCAGGCGCGTCGTTCGCTGATCTGAAATACCCGGATGAAATAAACTTCGAGTGCCGGAAAGCTGTCGCAACATTGCGCGATTACAAAGCGCGTATGCTCCGGGTACTGCTGCATGTTGACCGGACTCGCGGTTCATCGAAATCAGTCATGCCGATCCGGTGGTCACGCCACCGGAAAAATCCGTTATGACGATCGCGTTACGGCGAACCAAAAGTTGGTTCCGAAGAGCAAACTGAAGGCCTGACAATGCACGGCGGCGAGTATGCGGCAACGACGCATCGCAGGCCATATCGAAAGACTGGAGAAACCCATGCTCAACTGGTCGGGCAATGGATCCCACGGAGCGCCTACCAGCCCGGACCCTGGCCCTGCTTCCAGGTCGGACTGAACCGTCCTGAGAACACCCCGGCGTTTACTCACGGAGATTTAACTGCCGCCCCAGCCGAAAGCCGGCCAGCACTCCGGCCTGGCAGCCGCGATTGTGGTCTTGCAACTGGTGCGATTGCGGCAGCACACTCTGCCGGTCGCGCACCTGAAAATGAGTTCACGAATCGTCGCATCGCCGCTCGCCGGACGGGTCGTCGGGTCGATCAACGACGCTTTTGTGCTGGCTGAATGGCGGGATGCCGGCGGACCCGCGGATCCGCCGCGTCTCATCGCTCCACCGCACATCCATCACAGCGACGACGAAGCCTGGTACGTGCTTGAGGGCACCTTGTGCGTCCGAGCGGGTGAAGATGAATTTGAAGCGCGCGCGGGTTCGAGCGTGTTCGTTCCACGCGGCACGCCCCATACCTACTGGAATCCTGCGCCGGTCCCTGTTCGCTATCTGCTCGTCATGACCGCGAATATTTTCCGGCTGATTGAGGAGATTCATACAATGTCAGATCGGACTCCCTCCGCCCTTCGAGCTGTGTTCAGGAAATACGATTCCGAACTTCTCGATCCGTAGCAGCCAACACCAAGATTCATCGCTGACGAGAGCCGCACGTCACCGTCCGCTCAACCAATATATTCACGCATTATTTTCAAATACCGCTGACAGGTTTCCTTGATGTCGCGATCGCCGGGATGCTGGTCCTGTTCGATGGAGGCATAGCCCTCGAAGCCGGTCTGCTTCAGCGTTTCGATGATGGCGCGGATGTCCATGACACCGTCACCGAACGGCGGGAACAGGTGCATGAGACCGTCGATGTCACGCATGTGCAGGTTCATCACGTGCCCTTTGAGCTTGTCAAGCGCCACGGGCGGGTACTCGCGCTCGAGCTGCACCCATCCGACGTCGAGGTTGCTGCCCAGCGCGGGATCGCGAATCGCGTCCCACAGCCGCAGAAACGCGTCCGCCCCCGGCACAAGCGTATGGGTGTGATTTTCAATCGAGAATTTAAGTCCGTGTGATTTCGCACACGTGAGGCAATCCCTGACGGTCGCAACAAACCCGTTCCATACCCGCTCAAAATCGAAACCAGCGGCGACGTCAATGTGGAATTTCTCATCCGGCTTTGGCTTCTCGATATCGTAGTAGCGTGGCAGGTAATACGTCGGGCCCTTCAATTCGAGCGCCCACGGCGCGACGATGTTGATGATTGTGGCTTCAAATCTTTTTCCTACCCGGCAACCTCCTTCGAAATAATCGAGGGCCTGTTCCCGGACATCGCGTTGCGTGCTGGACAGTCCTTCAACCACCGGCTGGAACATGACAAATTGCGACACTCGAAGTTTATACCGGTCAAGTTTCTGCTTGAGACGGTCCACGCGGGTGTCCGTCCAGAACTCCCTTACGTCCTTGCGGGCGGTGACGATCAACTCGATGCCGTCAAATCCCATTTCACCGATGAGGTCGATGGCCGGCTCGGGATCGACGCCGGGTGAGAGGCTGTGGAAACACCAGCTCAAACAACCAACCCTGATCTTGCCCTTTGCGCCGGTACGCGATTCGGCTGCGGCAGCCGCGAAAGGCAGCGCCGCAACGGAGAGGGCGCCCCTTTGAATAAATTGGCGTCGGTTCATGAAGAAACAGTTATCCCGCTTTTTGCTCCCGTGGCCAGAAAACTTTATCCGCGGAATCGCGTCGTTGCAGCTCGACCGAACCCGATGCAAAGGGGCATCTGTCCCTACCACCCGGCCGCTTTGCCATCCACGCGCGGATCGTGCGCGCCCGTAAGGCCCTTGTCCTTCGCGCCTATACCGACCGCCTGCGCCGCGCCGAGCGAATCAACGAGCTTGAGTTTGTGGCCGCGCTTCTCGAGTTCCCGCAGCACTTGTTCGCCGATGCTCTTTTCGATCACCAGTTCGTCCGGCTTCCATTGGTGGTGAAATCGCGGTTGAGCAAGTGCTGCTGCCGGATCCATGCCGAAGTCAATGGTTTGAATGATCGCCAGCACCGTCTGGCTGATGATGGTCGGCCCGCCCGCCGCGCCGACGGACAGAATCGGTTTGCCGTCCTTGAGGACGATCGTTGGTGACATGCTCGACAGCGGGCGTTTTCCTGGCGCTATTGCGTTTGCTTCCGCGCCAACCAGGCCGAAGTAATTTGTGGCCCCGGGCTGCGCCGAAAAGTCGTCCATTTGATTGTTCAGCACGACGCCCGTTCCGGGCACGACGACCTTGCAACCGAACGACGTGTTGACCGTCGCAGTGCAGGCGACCCAGTTGCCCCGGGTGTCGGCGGTTGAGAAATGAGTCGTATGCCCGTTGAAAATGTCCTCTCCCGCGCCCGGTGGTGTTCCCTGTTGGGATACAGGCGTCGCGCGATGCAGATCAATTCGTTTCGCGAGGGTCGCCGCGTATTCTTTTGAGGCGAGTCCGCGGGGAACTTTCACGAAATCAGGATCACCGAGCCAATACGCGCGGTCGGCAAATGCCAGTTTCATCGACTCTGTCACGACATGGACAAAGTCCGCGGAATTCGCGCCCATCGACTTGAGGTCGAAGTTCTCCAAGATGTTGAGGATCTGAGCAACGTGAACACCACCGGAGCTGGGTGGAGGAAACCCGACGATTTGACAGCCGCGATAGGTCGTGACGATCGGGTCGCGAATTTTCGCGCGATAATTTCGAAAATCTTCGACCTTCAGCAAACCGCCATTCCGCCGCATCCAGGCGGCGGTCGCACGCGCGAAAGGACCGCGGTAGAACCAGTCAACGCCATCCGTCGCAACCGACCGATAGGTTTTTGCAAGGTCCGGCAGCCGCAGAATCTCACCCGCCTTTTTAGGCCGGCCGTCGGGCAGAAACGCCGCGCGCGCGGCTTCAAACATGCTCAATTCCTTTGCGCTCGCAGCAAGGCGCACCGCATAACTTCGGTCGAGCGCAAAACCGTTTTCGGCAATTCTCGCTGCCGGCAGGAGAAGCTCTTTCAACGAAAGCTTTCCGTAGCGGCGCTCCGCGTAGTCGTAAACCGCCAGTGCTCCCGGCATGCCTGCTGCCAGTGGCCCGGTCAAGCTCAGATCGGCAACCGCCTTGCCATCTCGCACGAACATGTCGCGAGTCGCGGCGGCGGGAGCCGTTTCACGGCCATCAATGGCGACAAACGTCCCGTCAACCAGCCGGATCAGCATAAAACAACCTCCGCCAATACCGGAGTCGTGACCATCCACGACCCCCAGCGTCAGCGCCGCTGCCACCGCCGCGTCAATGGCGTTGCCTCCGTTCCTGAAGGCCGCAATGGCGGCTTCGGTCGCGACCGGATGCACAGTGGCCACGAATCCATGCGCCGATTCGCTGCGCGCAAATGGAGTGCTGCGCACCACCAGTGCGATCACGAAAGCCGCATATCCGCGCTCCAACCATGACGATTTCATTCGATGAAACAGACTTAAACCACCGAACGGTTCCTTGACAGCTGGAAAACTCCCGACGGAAACCATCAGCCGCGCCGGGTGACAACAATGCACTTGAGGCGGACAAAGGAGCGACCCGGTTTCCCGCGAACTCACCCGATCAACTGCGAAGGCGACGATGTTGGCGGGCGTAGCTGCCCGAGTGGATCGCATGCGAAACCGTCCAGCCAGTTATCAGGGTGGCTTCTGCCCCTACCTCTTCCCTCTGCGTCGTTCCCTGGCCGCAGCCTTTCGGCGAATTTTTTTCGCGTGGCGTTTGGCGGCTCTACGGGACGCGGCGCGGGCGTGGACGGAGGCACGTCTGGATTTGGCGGGCGCCGCTTCGATCGCGGGCAACGCCGAAGACAAAACGAAGGCCGCCAGCACTGTGCCCAGAATAAACTTTCTCATAGCCATGCGCCGTTAAACGACAAATTACCCTTGTTGTCAACTTCTCACACAGGCTGACTATCCCCACGCGCTGTCCCTCTGGACCGCGTTATGGCGCCTCAATGGCACGATAGAAGCGCGAAATCGAGTTCGTGGAGTACGAATCGACGAAATCCCAAATCCCGTTCGCCGCAGCGTTGGTCGCCAGGGAGACCCAGTTGCTCAGATTGATGGAGGTCTGCAAGATGTAGTTCGTGCCCCTCTCGCCAATCAACTGCAACTGGAACTGACCGCTTCCGTTCAAGCCGACCGTGCCGAGACGCATAGGCATATCAAGCAGAACGGCCGCCGGACCACCCGCCACG
Proteins encoded in this window:
- a CDS encoding cupin domain-containing protein, coding for MSSRIVASPLAGRVVGSINDAFVLAEWRDAGGPADPPRLIAPPHIHHSDDEAWYVLEGTLCVRAGEDEFEARAGSSVFVPRGTPHTYWNPAPVPVRYLLVMTANIFRLIEEIHTMSDRTPSALRAVFRKYDSELLDP
- a CDS encoding ABC transporter ATP-binding protein, whose translation is MSHLRSSRHRYRGFIQNYRQRRLDDLAEGGDDHQPADLSAKTAAKGSASESSGKLRGRRRKYLREYLLWLRPHRYAIATLFALALLAAGLEMVEPLFMRFIIDRVLLNAALDLASRLARLHFAGMLFVGVVVLSRLIGALKDYRQRLVNVRVMLSLRRSLFERLLHLPLQKLWDFKTGGILSRLTGDVDTTTGLLQMAIMSPAISILRLVVAVALLLTLNWRLALTALAIIPGVMLMSLTFAKRIRPIYRSLRKDVERIDGRVGETFSGIRIVRAFGRETRELLDYMLGRHTVLRKEMFAQRREMVLWTSWGLLLGAVNVVIVWYGGYLNLVSRASIGDIMAFQWYTFLLLNPVWNIVNSFSELQRSLAATERVFEVLAMDDDKPDKPDACDAPPVVREIRFEHVEFEYREGQPVVREFNVVVPGGTVVALVGRSGAGKTTVTDLVARFHDPTRGRLLLNGSDIRNFRLNTYRDLLAIVQQDVFLFDGSVRDNIAYGRHRATAAEVEDAARRA
- a CDS encoding sugar phosphate isomerase/epimerase, whose translation is MNRRQFIQRGALSVAALPFAAAAAESRTGAKGKIRVGCLSWCFHSLSPGVDPEPAIDLIGEMGFDGIELIVTARKDVREFWTDTRVDRLKQKLDRYKLRVSQFVMFQPVVEGLSSTQRDVREQALDYFEGGCRVGKRFEATIINIVAPWALELKGPTYYLPRYYDIEKPKPDEKFHIDVAAGFDFERVWNGFVATVRDCLTCAKSHGLKFSIENHTHTLVPGADAFLRLWDAIRDPALGSNLDVGWVQLEREYPPVALDKLKGHVMNLHMRDIDGLMHLFPPFGDGVMDIRAIIETLKQTGFEGYASIEQDQHPGDRDIKETCQRYLKIMREYIG
- the ggt gene encoding gamma-glutamyltransferase — translated: MKSSWLERGYAAFVIALVVRSTPFARSESAHGFVATVHPVATEAAIAAFRNGGNAIDAAVAAALTLGVVDGHDSGIGGGCFMLIRLVDGTFVAIDGRETAPAAATRDMFVRDGKAVADLSLTGPLAAGMPGALAVYDYAERRYGKLSLKELLLPAARIAENGFALDRSYAVRLAASAKELSMFEAARAAFLPDGRPKKAGEILRLPDLAKTYRSVATDGVDWFYRGPFARATAAWMRRNGGLLKVEDFRNYRAKIRDPIVTTYRGCQIVGFPPPSSGGVHVAQILNILENFDLKSMGANSADFVHVVTESMKLAFADRAYWLGDPDFVKVPRGLASKEYAATLAKRIDLHRATPVSQQGTPPGAGEDIFNGHTTHFSTADTRGNWVACTATVNTSFGCKVVVPGTGVVLNNQMDDFSAQPGATNYFGLVGAEANAIAPGKRPLSSMSPTIVLKDGKPILSVGAAGGPTIISQTVLAIIQTIDFGMDPAAALAQPRFHHQWKPDELVIEKSIGEQVLRELEKRGHKLKLVDSLGAAQAVGIGAKDKGLTGAHDPRVDGKAAGW